One genomic segment of Alicycliphilus denitrificans K601 includes these proteins:
- a CDS encoding sterol desaturase family protein, whose product MSLPSQLFDAAQQWLFEAVVQPALFALGLANVLEDAYVATGWLLVGLLQLLVMLALIGPLERWRPVEPLQDRAAVRVDVIYTLIHRLGLFRLALFFMAEPLWDGLFGMLRTHGWRTFQLDALWPGVTDQPLASLLLYLLVFDFVDYWIHRGQHRFGWWWRLHALHHSQRQMTMWSDSRNHLLDDLLRDAIIVVVAQCIGVAPGQFVAIVALTQLSENLHHANLRLWFGHLGERLWVSPRFHRLHHAIGTGHESAPAQRTGAPVLGGHNFGVLLPWWDMLFGTANFECRYDPTGVRDQVEPGPDGRVRDYGRGFWAQQWRGLLRLAGRG is encoded by the coding sequence ATGTCCTTGCCGTCCCAACTGTTCGATGCCGCCCAGCAGTGGCTGTTCGAGGCCGTGGTGCAGCCGGCGTTGTTCGCGCTCGGGCTGGCCAATGTGCTCGAGGATGCCTACGTCGCCACGGGCTGGCTGCTCGTCGGTCTGCTGCAGCTGCTGGTGATGCTGGCCCTGATCGGCCCGCTGGAGCGCTGGCGGCCGGTGGAGCCGCTGCAGGACCGTGCTGCCGTGCGGGTCGATGTGATCTACACCCTGATCCACCGTCTGGGCCTGTTTCGCCTGGCCCTGTTCTTCATGGCGGAGCCGTTGTGGGACGGCCTGTTCGGCATGCTGCGCACGCATGGCTGGCGCACCTTCCAGCTCGACGCGCTGTGGCCGGGCGTGACGGACCAGCCTCTCGCGAGCCTGCTGCTGTACCTGCTGGTGTTCGACTTCGTGGACTACTGGATCCATCGCGGCCAGCACCGCTTCGGCTGGTGGTGGCGCCTGCACGCCTTGCACCATTCCCAGAGGCAGATGACCATGTGGAGCGACAGCCGCAACCACCTGCTGGACGATTTGCTGCGCGACGCCATCATCGTCGTCGTGGCGCAATGCATAGGCGTGGCGCCGGGCCAGTTCGTGGCCATCGTGGCGCTCACGCAGCTCAGCGAGAACCTGCACCATGCGAACCTGCGCCTGTGGTTCGGCCACCTGGGCGAGCGCCTGTGGGTCAGTCCGCGCTTTCACCGCCTGCATCACGCCATCGGCACAGGGCATGAGTCGGCGCCGGCGCAGCGCACCGGCGCCCCGGTGCTCGGCGGGCACAACTTCGGCGTGCTGCTGCCCTGGTGGGACATGCTGTTCGGCACGGCCAACTTCGAGTGCCGCTACGACCCCACGGGCGTGCGCGACCAGGTCGAGCCCGGCCCCGATGGCCGGGTGCGTGACTACGGCCGCGGCTTCTGGGCCCAGCAATGGCGCGGCCTGCTGCGCCTGGCGGGGCGCGGCTGA